ACCTTATGCCGAAggaagcaagtctgacggTTCCTCAGTAATCACATCAACTTTCGGCCGCAACACAGCGAGAAATATACATCGCATAATAAAATGCTCTtggatatagctttaaatcaatccaatactatcattttagcaatctctatttaattcggaccaaaagtgacgaagactgaatgaaaataccaatcttttgcacctatttacacctatttggctgtcccagaattttgcccttgtcccagaattttgccgcccactctatgagtggggtctccgttaggtcgaatccacgggtatatattaaattaaaaaattatttataaaaatttaatttttataattaattttatttttaaaaaaaaaaattaattaaaaaaatttaaagttttttattatttttaaaataatttttttattaatatttaaaattaaaatattattaatataaataataattaaattattatttttattatttttaattataatatttttaattatataattaattattaaattaataaattaaaatttaaatttttattatataaaaaaaaaaaagtctttaaagctttttataaaataaaatataataataatattaatatattaaaaaataaaatattttaaataaaattattttttaatttttaaaataatttttaataaaaaaaataaattattaataatttataaagtatttaataaaaataatattattaaaaagtttattaaattaaaatttattatattaaaaatcttataaaattaaaaaattaaaaaaaaattttaaaacaaaaagcttataattaatattatagcttttaatataataaaattcaatATAATAAGACCATTAGCTCTATATCCTCTGTCGAATCATTAAACCTAGACATATTATCTTCCACATATCTTTCATCTGCGTCTGCAACAGACATTACATCAACTGAGCCCTTGTCCACAGAGGTGTCCACAGAGGTTTCAACAGTAGACATGTCGACTACAGAAGCATCCACGGAACCTACTGAACCCTTTCCGTCCGAGTCAACGACTACTTTAGCTGAAACCACCACTACAGAGACCGAAACCACCACAGTTAAGCCCACCACTACCACTGCTGACATGACAACTACAACTGGCTGTGACAGCGTTACCCCCCTGACAACAGTAGTTTTGGCTAGCCCGACGCCTGTCTTTGATGACGACCTTGACCATGATAACGACTATGTTAAGGTCACTCTGCCTTGGGCTCCGAATCGATCAAGCGGCACCAGTATCATTGTCAGTGTAAACGGTGTTCTGTCGATTCCCAGTGAGAATGGTGGCCCCGGAGCTGCTGTAAACGAACCACTCAAGTCTTCCATTCTGCCACCCTGGTCTTTCTTACCATACTGGGACGACTTCTATCTTGATCGAGCCAAAGGTCATACCGTTGTCTACGAAGTGTTTCAAGGCTTATATGGTCGCCAGGTCAATTTTGAGTGGGTTGTAGGAAAACAAAACGAAGGTGGTATCTTTCATTTTGAAGCTACCTTGTATGAGGATTACCCTAACGACATGGCATTCCAATACTACAAGATGCCTGACTCTGGTGGGAGTGCAACAGTCGGCTGGCAAAAACCGATAAACTCTGGATCTTTTGTTCAATACTGTTTCAATGAGGCCGGTAAAGTGCCAGATGGATTCAAGATCAATTTTGTCACAACTGACCGACAAGCTTACCCAAGCAGTTTTGACAACACTGAGTGTGGGAAGGGCGCCGATCGAGCATAAATGACTATTTTATTGTTACGTGTCTCAGAGATATCATGATAGGATAATATTCGAAGATTCATATAGTTATTGAGCTTGAACCTTTTCGTAGCTGCGTATAGAACGCTAGTAGAGCACCCTTACAGTACTATCGGGACGAAGCATGACGAAGAACATAATATATCGTACTGGAACGTCTCTGTTGGGGGATCCAAAGCCAAATCAAGTTCCCAAATCGCAAAGTGAGAAGAATCAACATGCCCACTTTCTGAGCCGACTGCCATGTACCGCCCATTGGgcgagaaggaaaaggctACAAGTTGCTAGGGAGAAGGGCTGTCCCACTCTGGTGATGTTGGGCTGTAAGAAGGTGAATCTAAAATCCCGTGAATATCCGATGATCGATCACATATTTTTACAATCCAAAAACCGACCCCCTGTCGTTTTTCCAAGTGAAATGGGGGCCTTGGATAGCTGTCTCTATACGGAATCTGTGTCGTATGGAGATTGTCTTCCAGGTCGTCCCAAACTTGATTAAAAGGTTGCGATGCAAAACCATTCAAGCTAGAGCTTGTAATTCTCCCGTAGAAATCTTCCGGAAATCCGAAGATACACTCGTCAAGTGGTTTATATCGCACTTTGGCAAAGTTTCGTAGCATCTGGAGTAGAGACTCATATACTGGACTGAGAGAAGAGTCGTACCATACCTCTAATTTCTCGAAGGAAATGTAAAGATTCCGGAGTGATGGGAATCGTGTGGGTGAAAAAGTATCTAGAACAAGACTGATATCACCCAAGTCCAACGAGTCCGGCAGGGGTGGTAGGGAGTCATCAGATAGGAAATCGGCATCGGTTTCAAACTTGCTAGGCGGTTCTGGCATCATGGGCCATCTGACTTCGATAGAAGTCATAGAAGCAAGTCTTTGAGGAAGGAGAAGTTGCGGTATGTGGGCTATCATGGCCTTGCCAGACATGACGATGGAATTAGTTGAATACAAAACGTCAATTCCTTCAGCATAACTATCCAAATCAGTCATAGAACACCTGAAAGCGGTTGTTTCATACTCACTTTTGACGACAGGAGAGAAGCCATCCAATAACGCCCACCTTCTGTCGCACTGAATCGTAAGACTTGCAATTGTCAGTCCAAGGGCCGAGATCTTCTGCTTTATCGGCATGAGGAGCTAGGATCTGAACTGGTAACATTGGTCTACTACAAACACAGCTAAACCACTTCCATTCATCGATTGTCTTTGTACTCTCAGAGCCACGATAATAACAGTGTCGATAGGCTAGGCTCATGTGTAGACGTCGGTCTCCAAACGCCAAACGCAGAATATCCCGCCGAATATTAGGAGGAACTTTGAACCATGGCGATAATTGATACAGTGCTGGAAGCTTTACCGGCCCTTGGGCTCCATCGACTGGCTCATTGTCGCAAAATCCAAATGGCGTAAGAGATCTTGGTCGTGGGTCGGGAAGGAATGGCATTTCTTGAACATGGTCTCTCCAAATTTGTATGGAACCGTCTGGGGgggttgatgatggtgacCCTGGTGCACATGCTAGGCTGAGACTATTGGCTCTGCTACAAGTTGTAAatctctcttcatcctccaaCGGTGGGTCTGGTATATGTGTTCCCGGGCCGGCGGTTGAAGTTGATTCCATGTTGTTATTTGCCGAGATACATGAAGGTGGTAGAAGAGAAGTTATTATGAGTAAATAATTCAGCGTCATGTTTAATGGACCGTGCCATGTTTCAAACCCATCACGTGATAACTAGTCATCTATTTGTAACATGTAAACTTTAACTCAATAAACAACAATGCCAggtatctctatatataccAATTGAGTGAGTTCTATTCTGCGTCAATGACATTCTATATTGCCCCATGTTTAATCCGATGTCGGGTCCTCGTATCACAACTCCTCTTGGTTACTCAATTGCCGGAGCAACATTCCGGTAGCAATGATCGACAGTATTAGTTAGTGCGCTAGAATAGTATTTCCAGCATGTCTCAGCTCTACCAGTTAACTAGTGGTTATCCACTACAGCGGGGGGGACGAAAAGACCGGGATCGCTTTAGTTGCAGATCATGGATTTGTGATGCAACGATTCCGATGTATTTCCCCGCCGACGCCTACTTAAAGACCCAACCCCTCCACATATCCGATTCGCATCATGTTCGATATTTTGCCGAGGTAAACCTTCCTGATACTCAGACTTTCAACCATGAATCCTCGCAGGTCCAGTACAGCTAGTCTAAAGGACGATGAAGAGGGAAGAAATGGAGAAGAGTGTCCTGCCATTGTACCGGCAGACATAGATCACCGGATCAGACGCAAAGTTTGTCATTCCTTCGGTCCGAGGCGCTGTGTACTGATAGTTATTCTAGCTCGACCGTCGGGTTTTGCCCATAGTCTGCTGTCTATATGTCTTGTCTTATCTCGACCGTGGTAACATTGGCAATGCAAAGACTGCTGGTGCTCAGGATTCTCTTGGTCTCAGCTCATCACAATGGGCTTGGGTTTTGAACTCCTTCTACATCGCGTATATTCTGTTTGAATGGACGACCATGTTTTGGAAGATCTTTCCCGCCCATATTTACGTATCATGTCTCTGTATTTGGTAAGTCTTGTGTTTGTCTCGAATTCTCTAGCTCACGCGTCCTAGCTGGGGAACGGCTGCTATGTGTTCAGGCGCAGCGCATAACATGGCTGAATTAGTCGTTACACGCGTCTTTCTAGGTGTATTTGAGGCCACGTTTGGCGCTGGAGCTCCGTACTTCTTGTCCTGCATCTACAAACGTAGCGAGCTAGGACTCCGAATGTCTATCCTCTTGGGCATGTCGCCATTGGCAAACACATTCGCTTCAAGTTTGGCATATGGTATAACTCATATCACTGGGTCTTTGGAGGCCTGGCGATGGTTGTTTATTATAGGTAATTCTTTCCCTTATTTATCTCGTTGCCAACAGTGCTGACTCTTTTTGTAGAGGGTGCGCCGACAATACTTTTTGCCCCAGTGGTCTACTTTTTTCTCATCGACTCGCCATCGACTGCCAAGTTCTTCAATGAAGACGAAAGAAAACTCGCCGTCCAACGTTTACAACTCCAAGACAATACTTCCAAGGAAGCTGTCAGCTGGAAGCAGATCATGGCAGGAATGGTGGACTACAAGAATTACATCCACGCCATTATGCATTTCTGTTGCAACTTCTCATTTGCCGCTTTATCCAATTTCCTGCCCACGATTGTGAACCACATGGGCTACGATTCGGTCACTGCGCAAGGCCTCACCGCTCCAGCCTACTTCGCCGCGTTTCTTTGTTGTATCGGAGCTGCTTTCTTCTCGGACAAGTACGGATGTCGTGGGTATATCGTAGCATCCTTTGCTGCTATGGGAACTGTTGGCTATGGTATTCTTGCTGGCGTCCAGGACATGGACAAGACCGGCCCCAGATACGCCGGTGTTTGGCTTGCGGCTTGTGGAATCTTTCCTGCTCTCGCCATGAACATCACTTGGCTTTTGAACAATCAGGGCGGAGACTCAAAAAAAGGAGCCGGTCTTGCCATTTCACTCACTATAGGGCAATGTTCATCTCTTATTAGTAGCACTGTGTTCCCGAAAGAAGACGCGTAAGCTTGTCCATATTCTGTTCGTTTTGCCATTCCAACTAACATCTCCCAGGCCTTTCTTTACTACAGGTTGCGCAATAGGTTGTGGTATGAGTGGGCTTGTAGTTGTCTTGGCTCTATTTATGCATTTTGCATTGAGTAGGGAGAACAGGCGCAGGGATAGTCTGTACGGGCCAGTGGATGCTAACGCGGAGATTGATGTCTCTGAGCAGGGCGACAAAAATCAGAAGTTCCGATACATGACTTAGATTCTCTGAAAACTAGTTCAAAAGTCGCCGGGTTTGGCGTGAAACCTAATTGCCATCAAACATCTGTTTTCTCGCTCTTTTCATTCTCACCAATATGTCTACTATCAAGAGATATCTTATGTACTTCCATTCTTGTGACGTGCGGAGATAAGATTTGCGATTCGTTGGTAAGTCCGTAGGGACAGCCAATGGCGACGTTCCACATTCCCCGTGAGATCTCACGTTGCATGGAGTGGCGTCTCTCCAACCGTTGTTAATAGCAAAGTCCGAGATCGTGGAGACGAAGATGTGCTGTCCCATTGGATAGCAATACGCGAAAGACAAATATAAGTCACGGAGGATTCCTTGGCCTCTGACGACCCCCAAGCTCACATACTCTCGCCCGCACTTTGTCATATCAACTATTATTATGTCAAACTTGAGCCAACTCAACGCACAGCAGGTCAGAGACTTTGTCACTACCAAGCACGATAAACCATATCCAGCAATAGACCCCCTGCAATCGCCTTTGCCTAATGATTACGTCGTCTGTATCATCGGAGCCGGAGGTGCTGCTGGTGCGGCATTATGCAGGTCATTCGCAAAAGCCGGAGCGTCTGGCATTATCCTAGCGGCGCGAACACAAGCGACCCTGGGAAAAACCGCCGAAGAAGTCACTACTATCAACAGCTCGACAAAGGTTACCTCAGTCATATGCGATATCAGTTTAGAGGCCGACGTGGTCAAGATAGCCAACGCCGTTAAAGAACAATTTAACGGCAAGCTTGACGCAGTCATCGTCAATTGTGGATTTTCCGGCCCATTGTCCAAAGCTACAGTCATTGAGGAAGATGTTGGCGATGTTCAAAAAGCCTTTGCGGTTCACTGCACAGGTACTTGGCTTGCCGCCCACCACTTACTCCCCTTTCTACTCGAAAGCAAAGGTAGTTTCATTGTGATTAGTTCCATTTCCGCTCAAGGACTTAATGGCTTTGGGACAACGTCTCATTACTGCGCAAGCAAACTGGCACAGGCTCGCATTGTCGAAATCATCCATGCCCAGTACGCCGATAAAGGACTCTTCGTCGCTAGTGTACATCCAGGTGGAATGAAGAGTGAATTTTCAATTGCCGCATCCAAGGACATTCAACACTGTGAGTATCAGCTACTTGTCATTGAGTATGTAGCTAATCTGGGACAGTGTTGAACGATAGCCCAGATCTGGTGGGCTCTTTTTGCGTGTGGTTGCTAAATGAAGAAGGACTGGAGAAGCGTAAAGAGGCCTTAAATGGGAGATGGTTATCTTGTAAATGGGATGTTGGCGAGCTGGAAGACAAGTACAATGCTATTCAAGAGCGCGATTTGCTTAGGTTCAGGATGGCTGTTGAATAGGGATACTTGGAACATGGTGACGCGAACAGTCTGATTTCAACTCCTACTGTTCTTATTGATCCAGCCTGTACAAAGGGAACTGTTGTTCTTTCATGCGCCTACCATCAGTAGAGTAGCTTGACTTGCAGGAGCAAAAAAAGGTACACCAAAGCTCTTAGGATACAGACAGTAGATGAACTGATAACGCATAGTAAATAATACAAGCAATCAAGACATTGTCCAAATTAGTAAATCCCATTTTCGATGCCCTGTAGAAGCCTTTCTCCATAATACCAATCCTGTCTATCCATCAAAAAGTATCGAGCAGCAGAAGTCTCCTCTCCTTTACATCCATCTTGGACAAAGTCTCAATCTCTGCTTTCTTGAGTGCAATAAACCACTCAACATACTCCCGACCCAAAACATGGATGGCCCACTCCATGTCATTTTCAAGCTCTTTCAATGCTTCTTCTAACGAACCTGGTAGCGGTTTTGTCAATCCCATCTTTTGTCTCTCCTCTTCTGAGTAGAACAGGGTGAACTCTGTGTTGTTGTCAGTAAGACTTCCACAATATTGTTACAGAACGTACTAGTAGCTCCCTCAATATTCAAAGGCTTCGGGTCGAGAAGGGCGCCAATTATGCCAGATACCATGGCGTATGAGTTTGAAGTTGCATCATTGACCCTGACTTCCCAGTGATTCTTGGTAACTCTTCTGACTGGCATGTCACGGTTGTTGTCGCCCCAACCGATCAGACCTCCAGTGCACATCTTGCCAATGCCAACCCGCTCATAAGAGTCGATTTGTGCCAGTCCAATCGCCGTAAGGGCATGAATGTGGCTTAACAACCTGGCCATGGCTGTGTCAGGATTCCAAGTTTTGTCCTTGCTCGAGGGAGTTGCAGAAATATGGATGTGCTGCTTACTCTTCTGGCCTGTCTCTCCAGCATAAGGCGTTGGGTAGAATGTGGCTACCAGGTTGGATTTATATgcaatattcttttattaggtaatttttaaggtataaatcttaaagtatatatttaaaattaatttataaaaagatatagtttttaaatttaaatattaatatagattttatttaaaagtatataactattataatttataaaattaaaattataataattattataaaaatttttattttttttaaaaattaattattaaatatttttttattaatattaatattaataaaactatataattatataattactatataaaataataaactttaaagtttttattaattttaattatatattaaattaaaaaattatttataaatatttaatttttataattaattttattttaaaaaaaagaaattaattaatattataggcTAAGTCTAGTAATATAGGTAGATAGGgaatactttaagtataataggttttattactatagataggcACTATAGGTAGGTTAagctctattaataagatatagcttaaggagctatatttaagatctaattaataatctaattaaggttataataataatactattactatataatctaatttacttatagctctagggtaagttaatttaattttaagttataatagtatttccctctttagtattaagctttattaaaataggcTACTATAGTTTAGgcttattaaagtatttcttATAGAAgtttactataatctctatagaattctttatataaatagtaaggACTTCTATTAAGTCTATATATCTAGcctattttatagtatactttaatttaaagtagcctctttagccttatttatcttattaagaatctataatatctttaactttttacttttttacttttttagcttttattaataataataagtctatATTCTAATTAGGCAGTagattaatagtaattagctttaataggcttatataaaatataaggtatatctttatactagTAAGCAGTTCTAGTTAATAGGTATATAGAGagataactttattaatctttaataggttaatatttttctagtctagtttcttttaTAGCCTAAAGGTCTTAATATTCTTAGtatctagctatattaagtcttttacttagtattattaggcaggttatttatattagtttacttaggctttataataagcttatatagtaatactttttaatcttaagtattttaagatattatttattatttttataaattattctatattTCTAATAACTAGGGTTtctttaactataattataggtttaaagcctatttatagataaaatctatagtttataaagaataaagatatactAGTAATTTTAGATTTTAAGgaatttactataaactTAGCTAGGGAGAGCTATTAGTTCTAGTTATTCTataggtataatatataggcttataagtattattttaatataatatttagatatttagtctatttattagtcttaaagtaataagtagtaaatagtaataagctaattaatagttatttaataagcttttattaaaactttACTATAAACTAAAGTCCTtagtttaatactatagtctataggagcctatatagcttttatacttcctttaagtaataataggctatatctttagtattataagttcttttatatataataatatatcttattttaattaagtaataggctataattaaaataatattattttttttattaggcagtaaatatataataaaatctattaatatatattactaggcttatttaaagataGGTAAgggttttaatatattttactttatttcttaGGCTAGGTtaactctttaatatatatagcagttcttaatttattatttaatataggctaATATTCTAGGCTAATAGTAATCTCAAGAAAgtagattataaatatagatataacttaagtattttactatagggtatttatagtaagctTTTAGTAAAATAGTCTTAAGGgtattataacttaagatataaatatagtcttaatataataattattcttagataattttatactttataagtataatctttaagtattatagtatattaatccTAAAggcttatagtattaattatagatcTTTATTAGtttagtattttttatttagtaaataattaatctcttttaGTAActctattaaaagtaatagctccttaagtattaatatagattagttttattatagtaaGTAGTAAATATAGGCTCTTTagatttatagtaataaaagttattaattctctttttttaatattatttagctttaatatactaaatacttatttccctctttagggaggtctttTAACCTcctaattaaagtattaagtttaattctCTATTTCCtaggttaatatataatctagaaattaaattaaaataagaatttaaattaataagcttattattaattaagtaactttattattataaagtactttaagttcttataatttataattacttttattaataagggtATCTTTTTTagtttaagtttttattctttaaaatagtaaataatagctataaattccTTATTATAGatcttatagttatattctatagatatatatttcttagagaagaaggctattaagtatagccttttattattattatattataatagtatattagtaaatatataattagagGTATTTATCTCTAggattatatcttttatttaattaaaaaggcataagattaatactaatataaaggctttctttaagtcttaaaaagcctttttataggttttatcctagataaatagtatatctttttttattaaatagtttaataaggctataagcttaaagaagttataaataaactttttataaaagtttataaattctataaaagcttatatatctattaagtaggttaaggtttattaattcttaatagttttaatctttatagaatctatttaaatattatcttattttataataaggcCTAAGAacttagtttttataattataaatttatatttaattaggtttataaataacttaatagcttttaattttttaagtattatttttaattacttaatatattcttcttAAGTCTAACTAtagattaaaatattatttaagtatatagtatagaatatatctaggtattcctttagtatattattaatatattattaaaaggttataaaggcttttattagGCTAAAGGGTATAATTagtaacttatataatttaaattaagtatagaatactattaagtattCTTagctttctttaatatatagattattaaaggttaatataatattaatataggagaagtattttatattaaataggttatttagggattctttaattaagagAAGTAAATAGTAGtctttaactataatattatttaaggcttagtagtttatatagaaatatagattattattaagtttcttaataaataatactaaggaGACTATaggtaataagcttaagtaaataaatcctttatatagattcttatctagctattcttataaggctattagtttattttaagatattctatataaaggtttaaaTAGTAGTTTTCCTCTtaaggttaatttaatatagtagtctttaaattaatatagtaatagcttttttaccTCTTTAGGTAagaaaatatcttaaaactcttaaagttcttttaataatataaatatctctagcttaagcttaagtaagtaatttaattactttaaggtaatagtaaaaaggtaataatagtctttttggctatatatttaggcAATTTATAGGGAAATTAGGaaaatattctttttctctaaGGCTAATAAgatattcctttttatttaatatataaacttcTTTAAGATAGtctataaagccttaatccttataggcttaattaaagtattatagaatttctagtaatataggctattaaatataaatatataggctataaagcttatctatagattatattattttaattaaagtattcttaagataataaggtaattagcTAGCTAGGTTATATAGaagattatacttttttacttataattaataatataaagtctagtataaatatagtaagtAATCTTTTTACTCTtagtaaattacttattaaatactttaatcttaaaggTTCTCTTTAAAGGTTTAAACTTTAAGTTCTAGGATTTAGcctagcttttattaataaacctttttctttttactttactattaattataatataaaatagaattaattcttttttagctatattaaggctaatagatagtattattaagtttaaatattaattatttttattcttaattaggattctataaataaaggtaataaatagtttaatctttagtataataagtataaagagaggaatttaatattaacttaaaataGGCTTACTCTATTTTCCTAGTATCCTTAAGAATatctagattaataagaattaatatagctaaatatagaTAAGTATAGAGATAAGGGCTAGCTAGTgtaattaaggctataagtaaaagtaacttaataaagcctagttaaatatatattaagtttaagataattatagagatagtaattaattaaattataataaaagtattaattattttcttattattagttaAGGCAGTTATAATAGTACTAATTACTAAGGTCTATAGGTTTTTTAGCTAATTAGTAGTTTTTAAAGGGGCTTTTCCctttataaggtaataaggacttcttttaaagtatttaagaatattcttttaataatatatttattttttataatataggctatagctttactataaagtaatattattaattttttaattcttataagaaaatagctagattataatatttatagctaggcaataggttatatataagtattctatatAGTTCTTAGgaaatagtttattttaatagggTAAggaaggccttttttaatatttttccttttagtataaagtattaaaacttagtaaaaaaggtattaaaatccttataagtctagtaaaagtaaaataatttagtataagtattattaatttaatttaggtctttaaaagtatattctagtaaattaataatatcttagtaGTTAAGGaattagtatttattagctttaatatatagta
This Fusarium poae strain DAOMC 252244 chromosome 3, whole genome shotgun sequence DNA region includes the following protein-coding sequences:
- a CDS encoding hypothetical protein (TransMembrane:12 (i43-61o81-101i108-127o139-158i170-189o201-221i269-288o308-325i332-352o364-384i396-416o422-448i)) — translated: MNPRRSSTASLKDDEEGRNGEECPAIVPADIDHRIRRKLDRRVLPIVCCLYVLSYLDRGNIGNAKTAGAQDSLGLSSSQWAWVLNSFYIAYILFEWTTMFWKIFPAHIYVSCLCICWGTAAMCSGAAHNMAELVVTRVFLGVFEATFGAGAPYFLSCIYKRSELGLRMSILLGMSPLANTFASSLAYGITHITGSLEAWRWLFIIEGAPTILFAPVVYFFLIDSPSTAKFFNEDERKLAVQRLQLQDNTSKEAVSWKQIMAGMVDYKNYIHAIMHFCCNFSFAALSNFLPTIVNHMGYDSVTAQGLTAPAYFAAFLCCIGAAFFSDKYGCRGYIVASFAAMGTVGYGILAGVQDMDKTGPRYAGVWLAACGIFPALAMNITWLLNNQGGDSKKGAGLAISLTIGQCSSLISSTVFPKEDAPFFTTGCAIGCGMSGLVVVLALFMHFALSRENRRRDSLYGPVDANAEIDVSEQGDKNQKFRYMT